The Helicobacter mustelae genome has a segment encoding these proteins:
- the selA gene encoding L-seryl-tRNA(Sec) selenium transferase yields the protein MMQKLLSQLPKMDKILHHKDFASYNKILLKKIARKTLSSYQTQIQNKTLTKPPILQDLLKTIKQEYQKITSPTLRPLINATGVVLQTNLGRSILSKKLLSRVFGLFNEYCNLEYDLQSGQRGSRDEHVREILCALLDCEDALVVNNNAAALLLIISTFAKQKEVILSRGELIEIGGSFRIPEIIKDAGARLMEVGTTNKTHLQDYERAIGEHTAMLLKVHKSNFNQSGFVSSIELSRLIALAKAHGVLDYYDAGSGYICGLDCDEPSLLDIAELRPSLVSFSGDKLLGGVQAGIIFGKKELITKLRQNHLLRALRMDKLNLALLQQTLLCYLQNRLDEIPTIAMLKTPLHVLEQRAKMLLSLITPLPSLESSLVFLESCAGGGSLPDMRFPSYGVALECESLATKELARLLRQEGVITRSKNEKILLDVRCLQERHCKKIAKILQKITGGD from the coding sequence ATGATGCAAAAACTCCTCTCACAGCTCCCAAAAATGGACAAAATCCTCCATCACAAAGACTTTGCAAGTTATAACAAAATCCTGCTCAAAAAAATCGCGCGCAAAACCCTCTCCTCCTACCAAACCCAAATCCAAAATAAAACCCTCACAAAGCCCCCTATTCTGCAAGATCTACTAAAGACAATCAAGCAGGAGTATCAAAAAATCACCTCCCCAACACTTAGGCCGCTCATCAATGCCACGGGGGTCGTGCTGCAGACAAATCTAGGACGCAGCATCCTCTCAAAAAAACTGCTCTCAAGAGTCTTTGGGCTTTTTAACGAGTATTGCAATCTAGAATATGACCTCCAAAGCGGCCAAAGAGGCAGCAGGGATGAGCATGTACGCGAGATCCTCTGCGCGCTGCTAGATTGTGAGGATGCGCTAGTGGTCAACAACAATGCCGCAGCCCTCCTACTCATCATCTCCACCTTTGCCAAGCAAAAAGAAGTCATCCTCTCGCGCGGGGAGCTTATTGAGATTGGGGGGAGTTTCCGCATCCCTGAGATCATCAAGGATGCGGGTGCTAGGCTCATGGAAGTAGGCACCACAAACAAAACCCACTTACAAGACTATGAGAGGGCTATTGGTGAACATACTGCCATGCTACTCAAGGTGCACAAAAGCAATTTCAACCAAAGTGGCTTTGTCTCAAGCATAGAGCTTAGTAGACTCATCGCGCTAGCTAAAGCGCATGGGGTGCTAGATTATTATGATGCGGGAAGTGGGTATATTTGTGGGCTAGATTGCGATGAGCCCTCACTCCTAGATATTGCAGAATTGCGTCCTTCTTTGGTGAGTTTTAGCGGGGATAAGCTGCTAGGAGGAGTGCAGGCAGGCATCATCTTTGGCAAAAAAGAACTTATCACAAAGCTTAGGCAAAATCATCTCTTGCGTGCTCTGCGCATGGATAAGCTAAATCTAGCACTCTTACAACAGACGCTTTTATGCTATCTGCAAAATAGACTTGATGAAATCCCCACCATCGCTATGCTAAAAACCCCCCTCCATGTTTTGGAGCAAAGAGCTAAAATGCTGCTAAGCCTCATTACACCCCTGCCTAGTCTGGAGAGCTCTCTGGTATTTTTAGAATCCTGCGCGGGGGGTGGCAGCCTGCCAGATATGCGCTTTCCATCCTATGGGGTGGCGCTAGAATGCGAGAGCCTTGCCACCAAGGAATTGGCAAGACTCTTGCGACAAGAGGGTGTAATCACCCGCAGCAAAAATGAAAAAATCCTGCTAGATGTGCGCTGCCTGCAAGAAAGGCATTGCAAGAAAATTGCAAAAATCCTGCAAAAAATCACTGGGGGAGATTGA
- the rpoD gene encoding RNA polymerase sigma factor RpoD, whose protein sequence is MSAKELSQKLEEIFSEHEKDFLSFEKIAEILQKMPTSAQVKKIRELCQKHQVTLVSSSELAKTLNTKDKIKQAEERKKILNEELSDEFDLMKERDLLEWSRSDSPVRMYLREMGQIELLTKEDEVELSRQIKLGENIILDAICSVPYLIDFIYDYREALINRERRVKELFKSFDDSEESGDEDLEEEEEGDEEEGKKPISKKDQKRAEKVLKSFRALDTARKDWLNFLEKGALEQHEDEWMFILGLAHKQQVLKEKLLDLGPTSKLITELVKAMENTLKSDDGFERELKRLEYRLPLFNEHLIQNHQNILANITTMSREDILAAVPEATMVNIYMDIKKLFQTKEASEEGFDLDPEKLKEILEQIKRGKIISDKAKNKMAKSNLRLVVSIAKRYTNRGLPFLDLIQEGNIGLMKAVDKFDYKRNFKFSTYATWWIRQAISRAIADQARTIRIPIHMIETINRIHKIMRKYIQETGKEPDVEIIAEKVGLSVDKVKHVIKITKEPVSLEAPIGSDEDGKFGDFVEDKNSTNTMDQIMKEDLRAQIFEVLDQLNEREQAVIRMRFGLLDDESDRTLEEIGKELNVTRERVRQIESSAIKKLKHPKVGRKLRNYIEE, encoded by the coding sequence ATGAGTGCAAAAGAATTGAGTCAAAAATTAGAAGAGATTTTTAGTGAGCATGAAAAAGACTTTTTGTCTTTTGAAAAAATCGCTGAGATCTTGCAAAAGATGCCAACAAGCGCGCAGGTCAAAAAGATCCGAGAGCTGTGCCAAAAGCATCAAGTCACCCTTGTGAGTTCCTCTGAGCTTGCCAAGACGCTAAATACCAAAGACAAGATTAAGCAGGCTGAAGAGCGCAAAAAAATCTTGAATGAAGAGCTCAGTGATGAATTTGACCTCATGAAGGAGAGGGATCTGCTAGAGTGGAGCAGGAGTGATAGCCCTGTGCGCATGTATCTGCGCGAGATGGGGCAAATTGAGCTTTTGACCAAAGAAGATGAAGTAGAGCTTAGTCGTCAAATCAAGCTTGGTGAAAATATCATTTTGGATGCAATTTGCTCTGTGCCTTATTTGATTGATTTTATCTATGATTATCGCGAGGCATTGATTAATCGTGAGCGCAGGGTCAAAGAGCTTTTTAAGAGCTTTGATGATAGTGAGGAATCTGGTGATGAAGATTTAGAAGAGGAAGAAGAGGGGGATGAAGAAGAGGGCAAAAAGCCTATTTCCAAAAAAGATCAAAAGCGTGCCGAAAAGGTGCTAAAGAGCTTTAGGGCATTGGATACTGCCAGAAAAGATTGGCTCAATTTCCTAGAAAAGGGTGCGCTAGAGCAGCATGAGGATGAATGGATGTTTATCCTAGGCTTAGCGCATAAACAGCAAGTGCTCAAAGAGAAATTACTCGACCTTGGCCCCACCAGCAAGCTCATCACTGAGCTTGTCAAGGCTATGGAAAATACCCTAAAAAGTGATGATGGCTTTGAGAGAGAGCTTAAGCGCCTAGAATACCGCCTGCCACTTTTTAATGAGCATCTCATCCAAAACCATCAAAATATTTTGGCAAATATCACCACCATGTCGCGTGAAGATATTTTAGCAGCAGTCCCTGAGGCCACGATGGTTAATATCTACATGGATATCAAAAAGCTTTTTCAGACCAAGGAAGCCAGTGAGGAGGGCTTTGATCTCGATCCAGAAAAACTCAAAGAGATTTTGGAGCAAATCAAGCGGGGCAAGATTATCTCGGATAAAGCAAAGAATAAAATGGCAAAATCTAACCTAAGGCTAGTGGTAAGCATCGCTAAGCGTTACACCAATCGCGGCCTGCCCTTCTTAGATCTCATCCAAGAGGGAAATATCGGGCTCATGAAGGCCGTGGATAAATTTGATTATAAGCGAAATTTCAAATTTTCCACTTACGCGACTTGGTGGATCCGCCAGGCCATTTCGCGTGCCATCGCTGATCAAGCGCGCACCATCCGCATCCCCATCCATATGATTGAAACCATCAACCGCATTCACAAAATCATGCGCAAATACATCCAGGAGACGGGAAAAGAGCCCGATGTCGAGATCATCGCAGAAAAAGTGGGCCTAAGCGTGGATAAGGTCAAGCATGTCATCAAGATCACAAAAGAGCCTGTTTCGCTAGAAGCTCCCATTGGCAGCGATGAAGATGGGAAGTTTGGGGATTTTGTCGAGGATAAAAATTCCACCAATACCATGGATCAGATCATGAAAGAAGATCTGCGCGCTCAGATCTTTGAAGTGCTTGATCAGCTCAATGAACGCGAGCAGGCTGTGATTCGTATGCGCTTTGGATTGCTAGATGATGAAAGTGATCGCACGCTAGAAGAGATTGGCAAAGAACTCAATGTCACCAGGGAGCGTGTGCGTCAAATCGAATCCAGTGCCATCAAAAAGCTCAAGCATCCCAAAGTCGGTAGGAAGCTTAGAAACTACATCGAGGAGTGA
- a CDS encoding carbon-nitrogen hydrolase family protein — MKIAICQTAALPLEKGVWSHYFKHIEKNSLVVFGEYVFDLFIQDWTSKDMIAQLSPQKLAMLESMAKAHRVKIIAPLITTDAKHRLYKQIAVIDAQSTEFYMQQRLIHYEHWDEEKFFDNPKRKTLKAPLAFEYEGIKIGVLFGFELHFDALMLKLKEQGVDLIITPTASTFQSNERWQMLCRMRAFCNGCMLVRVNSVGKVKIKDQNLEFYGESFVVNPSGQIEEKLHDKEGIACLEITKEQIHKAAREWGFREIKQEIYQ, encoded by the coding sequence TTGAAGATTGCGATCTGTCAGACCGCTGCGCTCCCTTTGGAAAAGGGGGTTTGGAGTCATTATTTCAAGCATATCGAAAAAAATAGCCTCGTGGTATTTGGCGAATATGTCTTTGATCTTTTCATCCAGGATTGGACTTCCAAAGACATGATCGCTCAGCTAAGCCCTCAAAAGCTTGCCATGCTAGAGTCTATGGCAAAGGCTCATCGTGTCAAGATCATCGCCCCCCTCATCACCACGGATGCAAAGCATAGGCTCTATAAGCAAATCGCAGTGATTGATGCGCAAAGTACAGAGTTTTACATGCAGCAGCGCTTGATTCATTATGAGCATTGGGATGAGGAAAAATTCTTTGATAATCCCAAACGCAAAACCCTCAAAGCCCCTCTGGCCTTTGAATATGAGGGCATCAAAATTGGCGTGCTCTTTGGGTTTGAGCTGCATTTTGATGCATTGATGCTCAAGCTCAAAGAACAAGGCGTAGATCTCATCATCACCCCCACTGCCTCTACCTTCCAGAGCAATGAAAGATGGCAGATGCTCTGCCGCATGCGTGCTTTTTGTAATGGCTGCATGCTCGTGCGGGTCAATAGCGTGGGCAAGGTCAAGATCAAAGATCAGAATCTAGAATTTTATGGGGAGTCTTTCGTGGTCAATCCCAGTGGGCAGATTGAGGAAAAACTCCATGACAAAGAAGGCATCGCATGTCTAGAAATCACAAAAGAGCAGATTCATAAGGCTGCTAGGGAGTGGGGATTTCGAGAAATCAAACAAGAAATTTATCAATAA
- the xseB gene encoding exodeoxyribonuclease VII small subunit has product MDDARVEQRDFEQRVERIKEILASLSDADLSLKEGLSLYKEGIKELQEAQEMLEIAKMEYEAIKINSKDKS; this is encoded by the coding sequence ATGGATGATGCTAGGGTGGAGCAGCGGGATTTTGAACAACGAGTTGAAAGGATTAAGGAGATTTTAGCAAGCCTCTCAGATGCAGATCTCAGTCTCAAAGAAGGCCTATCCCTCTACAAAGAGGGCATAAAGGAGCTCCAAGAAGCCCAGGAAATGCTTGAAATTGCAAAAATGGAATATGAGGCCATCAAGATCAATTCAAAGGATAAGAGTTGA
- a CDS encoding cation:dicarboxylate symporter family transporter: MGSNFLNSFLMVSKWQTLVIFAILFFVFFVLKKLQNKQVDFSIRMLVGLVAGLCFGFILEALADYPEDSKSVVWLNEARNWFGFFADAFVAFIKMLVIPIISISIIKVVIDIDKDIKISSLLSRSLFWILFTVAIAGGVGVILGYVFDLGLQTKDFVPEAKIREVKTITQILLGLIPGNIIDSMAKNNIIALVIFSFFIGFGAKSMGRAEGFEQCSLLFERFVHAVHKIIMDITLFIIRFMPYAVVCMMAEVLLSNGFGAIKTAIKFIILIYVAMVIMLVVYCVILALRGLNPFIFMKKVLPVILFSFTSRSSVSTLPITVSTLQNKVGVSSGVANFVASIGTTVGLNGCAGYFPALVAIFIANSIGVHIDVSFVVIVILMVILGSLGIAGVPGSATMAASIMLAGIGFSDQFVLLSIVLAIDPIIDMARTSSNVTGAMVAAVCTDKDLKNLNREVYYG, encoded by the coding sequence GTGGGTAGCAATTTTTTGAATTCGTTTTTGATGGTATCTAAGTGGCAGACTTTAGTGATTTTTGCGATTTTATTTTTTGTATTTTTTGTGCTAAAAAAACTCCAAAACAAGCAGGTGGATTTTTCTATTCGCATGCTTGTAGGGCTTGTGGCAGGTCTTTGCTTTGGCTTTATCTTGGAGGCGCTTGCTGACTATCCTGAAGATTCCAAAAGCGTAGTCTGGCTCAATGAAGCGCGCAATTGGTTTGGATTTTTTGCTGATGCATTTGTGGCATTTATCAAGATGCTAGTCATCCCCATTATTAGCATTTCCATCATCAAGGTGGTCATTGATATTGACAAAGATATCAAGATCTCTTCCCTGCTTAGCAGATCTCTTTTTTGGATCCTCTTTACTGTGGCGATCGCTGGGGGTGTTGGGGTGATTTTGGGATATGTCTTTGATTTAGGTTTGCAGACTAAGGACTTTGTCCCAGAGGCAAAGATTCGCGAAGTCAAGACCATCACACAGATTTTGCTAGGCCTAATCCCTGGCAATATCATTGACTCCATGGCAAAAAACAATATCATTGCGCTAGTGATTTTTTCTTTTTTCATCGGATTTGGTGCCAAGTCCATGGGTCGGGCAGAGGGGTTTGAGCAATGCTCTTTGCTCTTTGAGAGATTCGTGCATGCGGTGCATAAAATCATCATGGATATCACGTTGTTTATTATCCGATTTATGCCTTATGCGGTGGTGTGCATGATGGCAGAGGTGCTGCTTTCCAATGGTTTTGGCGCCATCAAAACCGCAATAAAATTTATCATTTTGATTTATGTGGCGATGGTCATTATGCTTGTGGTGTATTGTGTGATCTTGGCACTGCGCGGGCTCAACCCCTTTATCTTCATGAAAAAGGTTCTGCCTGTGATTTTGTTCTCTTTCACCTCTCGCTCCTCTGTCTCAACCTTGCCTATTACCGTTTCCACGCTGCAAAACAAAGTAGGCGTGAGCTCTGGGGTGGCAAATTTTGTGGCCTCCATTGGCACGACTGTGGGGCTCAATGGTTGTGCGGGCTATTTCCCAGCATTGGTGGCGATTTTCATTGCTAATAGCATTGGCGTGCATATTGATGTGAGTTTTGTGGTGATTGTGATTTTGATGGTGATTCTGGGCTCACTTGGGATTGCTGGGGTGCCAGGGTCTGCCACGATGGCCGCATCCATCATGCTTGCTGGGATTGGCTTTAGCGATCAGTTTGTCTTGCTTAGCATTGTTTTGGCCATCGATCCCATTATCGATATGGCGCGTACTTCTAGCAATGTGACTGGCGCCATGGTAGCAGCAGTGTGCACAGACAAGGATCTCAAAAATCTGAATCGTGAGGTGTATTATGGATGA
- the ubiE gene encoding bifunctional demethylmenaquinone methyltransferase/2-methoxy-6-polyprenyl-1,4-benzoquinol methylase UbiE, producing MENKQEQILENKQEKIIEMFNEIAPNYDRINRIMSMGVDVAWRRDACKRALELQKNNPLCIADIACGTGDMILHWEKQSRDRKVSFIGIDPSSKMLEVAKEKLSKIPAKLHESMAQDLWVLENESVDVLSIAYGIRNVVDIERALSEFWRVLKPNGVLVILEFTRKECRGFLDKMMQFYTRKILPVVGGMISRNYRAYAYLPHSIDGFLSTEVLEQKIKERGFKMMMVKGYNVNISTLFLAKKEQ from the coding sequence ATGGAAAATAAGCAAGAGCAAATTCTTGAAAACAAGCAAGAGAAGATTATTGAGATGTTTAATGAAATCGCGCCAAATTATGACAGGATTAACCGCATAATGAGCATGGGGGTGGATGTTGCATGGCGCAGGGATGCTTGCAAAAGAGCCCTAGAACTCCAAAAAAACAATCCTCTGTGTATCGCAGACATCGCTTGTGGCACGGGGGATATGATTTTGCACTGGGAGAAGCAGAGTAGGGATAGGAAGGTTTCTTTTATTGGGATTGACCCCTCTAGCAAGATGCTAGAAGTGGCCAAAGAAAAGCTTAGCAAGATCCCAGCCAAGCTGCATGAGAGCATGGCTCAGGATCTCTGGGTATTAGAAAATGAGAGCGTGGATGTGCTCTCCATCGCCTATGGCATTCGCAATGTCGTAGATATCGAGCGCGCACTCTCTGAGTTTTGGCGCGTGCTCAAGCCCAATGGTGTGCTGGTGATTTTGGAATTCACCAGAAAGGAGTGTAGGGGCTTCTTGGATAAGATGATGCAATTTTACACTCGGAAGATCCTGCCAGTGGTTGGCGGCATGATCTCGCGCAATTACCGTGCTTATGCCTATCTACCCCATTCCATTGATGGGTTTTTGAGCACTGAAGTCTTGGAGCAAAAAATAAAAGAGAGAGGCTTTAAAATGATGATGGTAAAAGGCTATAACGTAAATATTTCCACCCTTTTTCTGGCTAAAAAGGAACAATGA
- the argH gene encoding argininosuccinate lyase: protein MAKLWGGRFGKESAKLLELFNASIPFDYKLWRYDILGSKTHAKMLHQIGVLDAAEYDAIIKGLLEIGREIEAGEFVFDIVDEDIHMAIEKALIQKIGDVGKKLHTARSRNDQVALDFRLYVLDANAKIQALLQKLMRTLLEIAKHHTEDIMPGMTHLQHAQPINFGFHLVAWCANLKRDIERLQASFLRNNYLPLGSGALAGTPYKNDRLMMAEELGFIAPTLNAMDSVSERDFALDLLYDIAMISMHISRIAEELVLWSSYEFGFISLSDDYTTGSSIMPQKKNPDVPELLRGKSGRIFGNLIALLVVMKGLPFAYNKDTQEDKEGVFDSVENIQICLEILSAMLQKMQVNPKNMLQMAKIGHLSATDLADFLVRECGVPFREAHHITGEIVLFAEKKGLDLSELEEEEILSLNPKIKKGVKEILDLRASMDARDSLGGTASAQTKEQIRILEAYLDGLEHGK from the coding sequence ATGGCAAAACTATGGGGCGGGAGATTTGGCAAGGAGAGCGCGAAGTTGCTCGAGTTATTCAATGCTTCCATCCCCTTTGATTATAAATTGTGGCGCTATGATATTTTGGGCTCCAAGACCCATGCAAAGATGCTGCATCAAATCGGCGTACTGGATGCTGCTGAATATGATGCCATTATCAAGGGGCTTTTAGAGATTGGCAGAGAGATTGAGGCGGGAGAATTTGTCTTTGATATTGTAGATGAAGACATTCACATGGCCATCGAAAAAGCTCTCATTCAAAAGATCGGGGATGTGGGCAAGAAGCTGCACACCGCGCGCAGCCGCAATGATCAAGTGGCACTAGATTTTCGCCTCTATGTCCTAGATGCTAATGCTAAGATTCAAGCACTTTTACAAAAGCTCATGCGCACTTTGCTAGAGATTGCCAAGCATCACACAGAAGACATTATGCCAGGCATGACGCACCTCCAGCATGCCCAGCCTATCAACTTTGGCTTTCATTTGGTGGCATGGTGTGCAAATCTCAAGCGCGATATTGAGCGTCTGCAAGCAAGCTTTTTGCGCAATAATTATCTTCCGCTAGGATCGGGTGCGCTAGCTGGTACTCCTTACAAAAATGACCGTCTTATGATGGCAGAAGAGCTTGGCTTTATTGCTCCTACGTTGAATGCCATGGACAGCGTGAGTGAGAGGGATTTCGCACTGGATCTGCTCTATGATATTGCTATGATTTCTATGCATATCTCTCGCATTGCTGAGGAGTTGGTGCTTTGGAGTAGCTATGAATTTGGATTTATCAGTCTCTCAGATGACTATACCACGGGCAGCTCCATCATGCCGCAGAAAAAAAATCCCGATGTGCCCGAGCTTTTGCGCGGCAAAAGTGGTAGGATCTTTGGCAATCTCATTGCCTTGCTTGTGGTGATGAAGGGCCTTCCCTTCGCGTATAACAAAGACACGCAAGAAGACAAAGAGGGAGTGTTTGATAGTGTGGAGAATATCCAGATTTGTCTAGAGATTTTATCTGCGATGCTCCAAAAAATGCAAGTAAATCCCAAAAATATGCTACAAATGGCAAAAATTGGGCATTTGAGCGCGACAGATCTAGCCGATTTTTTGGTGCGTGAGTGTGGGGTTCCCTTTCGTGAGGCTCATCATATCACGGGAGAGATTGTGCTTTTTGCCGAAAAAAAGGGGCTAGATCTCTCAGAATTAGAAGAAGAGGAGATCCTCTCTCTAAACCCCAAGATCAAAAAAGGGGTAAAAGAGATCTTGGATCTGCGTGCATCTATGGATGCTAGAGATTCTTTGGGCGGCACAGCAAGTGCACAAACAAAAGAGCAAATAAGGATTTTGGAGGCCTATCTTGATGGATTGGAGCATGGAAAATAA
- the hemJ gene encoding protoporphyrinogen oxidase HemJ encodes MDGAQLYLYVKIFHIVAVISWMAALFYLPRLFVYHSEYFENTGFCEVVKIQERKLFNAIGTPAMLATLLSGGTLLLLDPGIFKSGMWIHVKLLFIIFLVIFHFLCLYYMKKFAQGQMPASGKFFRFFNEIPTIALVVIITCVVLRF; translated from the coding sequence ATGGATGGTGCACAACTCTATCTCTATGTCAAGATTTTTCACATCGTGGCTGTGATCTCTTGGATGGCAGCACTTTTTTATCTTCCAAGGCTCTTTGTCTATCATAGTGAGTATTTTGAAAATACAGGCTTTTGTGAGGTGGTCAAGATCCAAGAGCGCAAGCTTTTCAATGCCATTGGCACCCCAGCCATGCTAGCCACTCTACTTAGTGGAGGGACGCTTTTGCTGCTAGATCCTGGGATTTTCAAAAGTGGCATGTGGATCCATGTTAAGCTGCTTTTTATTATTTTTTTAGTAATTTTCCACTTCCTATGTTTGTATTATATGAAGAAATTTGCGCAGGGTCAAATGCCAGCCAGTGGGAAATTTTTCCGATTTTTTAATGAGATTCCTACCATCGCTTTGGTGGTAATCATCACCTGCGTGGTGCTACGCTTTTAA